One window of the Dryobates pubescens isolate bDryPub1 chromosome 13, bDryPub1.pri, whole genome shotgun sequence genome contains the following:
- the POM121C gene encoding LOW QUALITY PROTEIN: nuclear envelope pore membrane protein POM 121C (The sequence of the model RefSeq protein was modified relative to this genomic sequence to represent the inferred CDS: inserted 1 base in 1 codon) → MPGGRGWRAARLGSARQXMAGGGPGAARWGRRRGTAAMAAAAALSLALALACLLLLRGALLGAAALGAAGAWCAMRPGPLAPRPLGKTAANGNPAATSGRPMRAPPRRLGLGASPATPRCPPQGPRRRYPLPQALGSVPIVLPAARWETSCSPRSAPWLRRTGPIRSPVTVRIGRPAASLARSPALEQLMSPIASPANSSLDPCAKETVLSAIKESRKRAVEREEEEEDQAFGSNQESKRRRHDSSGSGQSAFEPLVANGAPTSLIPKPGSLKRSLVSHYPDECSNKRSCTSSTSSLNHSYTSGIPSSIRNAIASSYSSSQGLAQLRKRSDMSVSPLSSPASSRSQTPEWPRKKPREEESHHSNTSTPVKSDKELQTEKAVETPVRQKRNSLSPASGSSGKRKRKIQLLASRRGDQLALPPPPQLGYSITSEDLDAEKKAAFQWFNKVLEDKADVVPSTTADSTPVSRPLAFTVTSSGPVSASTAPAPATTNSFLDSLKKMQSSQAVPISADSTGAAVVSQPPPSAAQPPAPAVSQESASLPATSADVKPVPVLSTAAPAALPALGLQAPSSLAPSTFTELGETPSKPPSFPKPSILFGMPNAPPASQPTTTVATAVPTAATAVPTTATAVPSTTPLFKPIFGALPKSESAAPSTAAVSATVTVSSGPSSTSSTTTVFKPIFGSVTTASSPVKVSPFAFKPMSQLTSATDLPAASTTTLAGFTGLPNVIFTTAATTSTTQSSSTDATVKPVFSFGLNPPASTAPTTITAATSTSMSQPFLFGGPTSSATTTESSFATPAPVFQFGKPPAATVTATTSVPGGPAFGQAPSNSTAPTTTVGFSIFGATALTTSTPATTGQATLTFGSSISAFGSSFSTGTKAPPPYPGAATQPAFSAGTAESQPPASKPAAGPVTFGPPFSFGAPAAQSAAQPAFGGSAQPAFGTTSAQGSFGTSSTQAAFGTTASVFSFGTATSTTASFGSTTQTTSSGTGSTVFGTTPSPFTFGATAQPSPSGSAFGIGTPSLSSASPAVAFSFGAGQSGASPAATPFGSSLAQSTLGAQSQSTPFAFAMPSTPNNRLAFGATPTPTFGQSTPVPGAVGSGSSSLTFGTPSTPASGFGGVGTSFGSSTPTFSIGSGSKTGTRQRLQARRQHTRKK, encoded by the exons ATGCCGGGCGGCCGCGGCTGGCGggcggctcggctcggctcggctcggc cGATGGCGGGCGGCGGGCCGGGCGCGGCGCGctgggggcggcggcggggcacGGCGGCGatggcggcggcagcggcccTGTCCCTAGCGCTGGCCCTggcctgtctgctgctgctgcgaggAGCGCTGCTGGGCGCGGCGGCGCTGGGCGCGGCGGGGGCCTGGTGCGCGATGCGGCCCGGCCCGCTCGCACCGCGCCCACTCGGGAAAACCGCGGCCAACGGGAACCCGGCCGCTACCTCAGGCCGGCCCATGAGGGCCCCTCCGCGCCGCCTCGGCCTCGG GGCCTCGCCGGCCACCCCGCGCTGCCCGCCGCAGGGCCCGCGCCGTCGCTACCCGCTGCCGCAGGCCCTCGGCTCCGTCCCGATcgtcctgcctgctgcccgtTGGGAGACGAGCTGTTCGCCTAGGAGCGCACCCTGGCTTCGCAGGACCGGCCCCATCCGCAGTCCGGTCACCGTGAGGATCGGCCGGCCGGCCGCCAGCCTGGCCCGCTCCCCGGC cctggagcagctgatgtCACCCATTGCCTCACcagccaacagcagcctggACCCATGTGCAAAAGAGACTGTGCTGAGTGCCATcaaggagagcaggaagagggcTGTGgagcgggaggaggaggaggaggatcagGCATTTGGAAGCAATCAAGAGAGCAAGAGAAG GCGCCACGACAGCAGTGGAAGTGGGCAGTCAGCATTTGAGCCACTAGTAGCCAACGGTGCCCCCACCTCTCTCATACCCAA GCCTGGCTCTCTGAAGAGAAGTCTCGTGTCTCACTACCCAGATGAGTGCTCAAACAAGAGGTCTTGCACCTCTTCCACGAGCTCCCTCAACCACAGCtacaccagtggcatccccagctccatccgCAACGCCATCGCCAGCTCCtacagctccagccagggccTTGCACAG CTGCGGAAGAGAAGTGATATGAGTGTGTCCCCACTGTCCAGCCCGGCCTCCTCCCGCTCCCAGACCCCCGAGTGGCCTCGCAAGAAGCCCAG ggaggaggaGTCACATCACTCCAACACTTCCACACCAGTCAAATCAGACAAGGAGCTGCAGACAGAGAAAG CGGTGGAGACGCCGGTGCGGCAGAAGAGGAACTCGCTGAGCCCGGCGTCGGGGAGCAGCGGGAAGCGCAAGCGGAAGATCCAGCTGCTGGCGTCGCGCCGGGGGGACCAGCTGGCGCTG CCCCCTCCGCCTCAGCTGGGCTACTCCATCACCTCGGAGGACCTGGACGCGGAGAAGAAGGCAGCGTTTCAGTGGTTCAACAAAGTCTTGGAGGATAAGGCTg atgtggtccccagcaccactgcagacTCTACACCTGTGTCCAGGCCGCTGGCGTTCACCGTGACCTCCTCAGGGCCTGTGTCTGCCTcgacagctcctgccccagccaccACTAACTccttcctggacagcctgaagaagatgcagagcagccaggctgtgcccatatcagcag ACTCCACTGGAGCTGCAGTAGTGTCCCAGCCGCCTCCATCAGCTGCACAGCCGCCTGCTCCTGCTGTATCGcaggagtctgcttctctgcctgccaCCTCTGCTGACGTTAAGCCTGTGCCTGTGTTGagcacagctgcccctgctgccctccctgccttggggctgcaggcccccagcagcctggcaccatcTACATTCACAGAGCTGGGTGAGACCCCCAGCAAGCCTCCCTCCTTCCCGAAGCCGAGCATCCTTTTCGGGATGCCAAAcgctcctcctgccagccagcccaCCACGACCGTGGCCACTGCTGTGCCCACCGCAGCCACTGCtgtgcccaccacagccactgcagtgcccagcacgaCCCCTCTCTTCAAACCCATCTTTGGTGCTTTGCCAAAAAGCGAGAGCGCTGCACCCTCTACAGCTGCTGTCTCTGCCACAGTCACCGTGAGCTCAGGCCCTTCCTCAACATCCTCCACCACCACCGTGTTCAAGCCTATCTTTGGCAGCGTCACCACAGCTTCATCTCCAGTGAAGGTCTCTCCTTTTGCCTTCAAACCAATGTCACAGCTGACCTCAGCCACAGatctgccagcagcctccacaaCTACCCTGGCAGGGTTCACAGGTCTTCCTAACGTCATCTTCACCACTGCAGCTACAACTTCCACCACGCAGAGTTCCTCCACAGATGCCACCGTTAAACCCGTCTTCAGTTTTGGACTCAACCCACCCGCCTCCACTGCTCCCACCACCATCACCGCTGCCACATCCACCAGCATGTCGCAGCCCTTCCTCTTTGGAGGCCCGACCAGCTCAGCTACCAcaacagaaagcagctttgctaCCCCAGCGCCAGTGTTCCAGTTTGGAAAGCCACCTGCAGCTACGGTCACTGCCACCACCAGCGTCCCGGGAGGCCCTGCCTTTGGCCAGGCACCTTCAAATTCGACAGCTCCTACCACCACTGTGGGCTTTAGCATATTTGGGGCCACCGCACTGACTACTTCTACCCCAGCCACCACAGGTCAAGCAACGCTGACGTTTGGCTCCTCCATTTCAGCTTTCGGCAGTTCCTTCAGCACAGGCACGAAGGCACCGCCACCGTATCCCGGCGCGGCAACTCAGCCTGCCTTCAGCGCCGGCACGGCCGAGAGCCAGCCTCCCGCCAGCAAACCTGCAGCTGGCCCTGTCACCTTTGGCCCCCCGTTCAGTTTCGGAGCCCCCGCGGCCCAGTCTGCCGCTCAGCCGGCATTCGGCGGCAGTGCTCAGCCAGCCTTTGGCACAACCAGCGCTCAGGGCTCCTtcggcaccagcagcacccaggcggCGTTCGGGACCACCGCGTCCGTCTTCTCCTTTGGCACAGCCACCTCCACCACCGCCAGCTTCGGTTCCACCACCCAGACGACGAGCAGTGGCACGGGCAGCACGGTCTTTGGcaccaccccttctcccttcaccTTCGGGGCGACCGCCCAGCCAAGCCCCTCTGGCAGCGCCTTTGGGATCGGCACCCCCTCCCTGAGCAGTGCCTCTCCCGCCGTGGCATTCAGCTTCGGGGCCGGGCAGAGCGGGGCCTCCCCAGCGGCCACGCCGTTTGgctcttccctggcacagagcacgctgggggcacagagccagAGCACGCCCTTCGCCTTCGCCATGCCCAGCACACCCAACAACAGGCTGGCCTTCGGAG CAACTCCCACGCCCACCTTTGGGCAGAGCACGCCCGTCCCAGGAGCCGTGGGCAGCGGAAGCAGCAGCCTGACCTTtgggacccccagcacccctgcctcAGGCTTCGGAGGAGTCGGCACTTCCTTCG GTTCGTCCACCCCGACGTTTTCCATCGGGTCAGGCTCCAAGACGGGCACTCGCCAGCGGCTGCAGGCACGGAGGCAGCACACCCGCAAAAAGTAA